The Streptomyces sp. 135 sequence CTCGACGAGCACACCTCGCACCTGGACGCCGTCAACGAGACGGCGCTGACCCGGGCGTTGAGCGCCGTCACCCGGGAGTGCGCGGTCCTCGTCATCGCCCACCGCCTCTCCACCGTGCGGCACGCCGACCGGATCGTCGTCCTCGAAGACGGTCGCACGGTGGCCTCCGGCCGCCACGACGAACTCCTCACCACCAGCCCGGCCTACCGCGAACTGGCCACCACGCACGTTCTGCGGAGCCGGGCCTCGGAGAAAGCCTGGGAGAAAGCTTCGGAGAACGCCCCGGACACCGACTCGGAGAACGGCCCGGGTGCGAGCCCCTCGCCCTGACTCCCCTCACGCCTGGCCGTCGAGCCACTCCCGGAGGCCGGGGCCGGCGAGCTTGGCGTGCGGGCCGGGCAGGAGCCCGCCGCGGGCGGCCATCTCGGCATCGGGGTAGTTGGAGCCGTCGACGCCGTGCGGGACTGACGCGCCTACCTGGTGCGGATCGTCACCCGGCAGTCGCTGGACAGGCTGCGCGCGCTCGGCCGGCGCAAGGAGTACTGCGTCGGGCCGTGGTTGCCCGAGCCGTTGGTGCTGGAGACGCTCACGCCGACCGAGCGTGCGGTGTTCGTGCTGCGCGAGGTGTCCGAGTCGGAGTACGACGACATCGACGAAGCCGTCGGCAAGACCCCCGCCGCCGTACGCCAGATCGCCCACCGAGCACGGGCACACGCCGCCGCGCGGCGGCCGCGCGGCACCTTCTCCCCGGCCGAGACCCGCGCCGCGCTCCGGCCTTCCAACGGGCGGTCGAGACCGGCGACACGCGGCGCCTGCTCGACTTAGCCGGTGACGGGGGAGGGGGCAGTGCGCGCCCCCTTTCAGCCGGTTGAGCAATGTTCGCCTACATGAACCAAAATCACGTACATGTCTATTGACGTGCCCACGGCAGGCAATTAACGTCCCGGCGAAAGCGCTTTCCCCTCAGGGGTGCGGCGTCCGGAGCGCTCTGGCGTTCACGCATCCGAACCCCCCGCTCAGACCAACAACCTGGAGACGAACGGTGAAATCGAGACCAGTCATCGCGTCCGTCGGCCTCCTCGCCGGCTCACTCGTCGCTCTGTCCGGAACCACGGCGCAGGCCGCGCCCACCCGTCACGAGGCCGAGAACGCCCCCGCGGTCTGCACCGGCACCATCGACTCCGACTGGGGCGGCTACTCGGGCAGCGGCTTCTGCAACGCCGACAACGCGGTCGGCGCCCACGTACAGGTCACGGTGAACGCGCCCGCCTCGGGCACGGCGACCCTCACGGTCCGCTTCGCCAACGGATCCGGCACCGCGCGGCCCGCGAACATCACGGTGAACGGCTCGACGGCCGCGTCGGCGTCGTTCGAGACCACCGGCGCGTGGGACACGTGGGTGACGAAGTCGCTGACCGTGCCGGTCAATTCGGGCAGCAACACCGTCCGGCTCAGCCCCACCACGGCCGCCGGTCTGCCCAACGTCGACTACGTCGAGGCCGACGGAGTCGGGACCACCCCGCCGCCCTCCGCGACGGCCCTGTACGTGGCGCCGAACGGCACCGACGGCGCGGCCGGAACCCAGGCCGACCCGACGACGCTCACCTCGGCGATCTCCCGGGTCACTCCCGGCGGCACGATCTACCTGCGCGGCGGGACGTACCGCCACGCGAAGACGGTCACCATCCCCGCGGGCAACAACGGCACCCCCGCCGCCCGCACGAAACTCTCCGCCTACCCGGGCGAGACCCCCGTGCTCGACTTCTCGGCCATGAGCGAGGACCCCGCCAACCGCGGGCTCGCCGTGAACGGCGCGTACTGGCACGTCAACGGCATCGTCGTCCAACGTGCCGGGGACAACGGCATCTTCGTCGGCGGCAGTGGCAACGTCATCGAGCGCACCGTGACCCGCTTCAACCGCGACTCCGGGCTCCAGCTCTCGCGGATGGCCTCCACCACCCCGCGCGACCAGTGGCCGTCCAACAACCTCATCCTGAGCGCCGAGT is a genomic window containing:
- a CDS encoding carbohydrate-binding protein, translated to MKSRPVIASVGLLAGSLVALSGTTAQAAPTRHEAENAPAVCTGTIDSDWGGYSGSGFCNADNAVGAHVQVTVNAPASGTATLTVRFANGSGTARPANITVNGSTAASASFETTGAWDTWVTKSLTVPVNSGSNTVRLSPTTAAGLPNVDYVEADGVGTTPPPSATALYVAPNGTDGAAGTQADPTTLTSAISRVTPGGTIYLRGGTYRHAKTVTIPAGNNGTPAARTKLSAYPGETPVLDFSAMSEDPANRGLAVNGAYWHVNGIVVQRAGDNGIFVGGSGNVIERTVTRFNRDSGLQLSRMASTTPRDQWPSNNLILSAESHDNADSDGEDADGFASKLTTGPGNVFRYAVAHHNIDDGWDLYTKTDTGPIGPVTIEDSLAHTNGTLSDGTVNANGDRNGYKLGGEDIAVGHVIKRSIAHNNGKHGFTYNRNPGKMTMSGNISVGNAQRNFSFDAGTTVFRDNVSCRTGSGSNDKVVGDADGSNQFWSGVNGSRCSAYTGALKWSFAADGRLVVSFGGSQVKP